The Diadema setosum chromosome 1, eeDiaSeto1, whole genome shotgun sequence genome has a window encoding:
- the LOC140228377 gene encoding cell growth regulator with RING finger domain protein 1-like, with protein sequence MASENEYLLGESSVISSELLSIIAIIFCILAFYLYLQRLELPHIPDDDSWQHQEPVPETPMFTTTLPFQMKLDDKTRGVASLREGVLITVETLVPCSLMGFWVVECAGLTKILQSCERSRQNGSHLPNFEAQLQEISLSHSSKYWLEQDNTRQIHLRVTEKSNANKRNSTTLESEPDLGPLPRTRYPLVVLVTQGWDAGDDENAQTDAAVKTILWILHLPDKTVTKSSHVISQVIVTAEGQVCDLQRLFLESEDRNVQQRNSEESGASPEEQMELSSEESRLTDSSSRVIDRSCTVCQNAPISRTIIPCRHACVCQHCIGLLSACPMCRGTIVSYFRIRTQDSACGDDNVEDHQPNDRLEQGMNVTARIQHILERFNDWFGF encoded by the exons ACTTGAGTTGCCTCACATCCCAGATGATGATTCCTGGCAGCACCAAGAGCCTGTACCCGAGACGCCCATGTTCACCACAACCCTCCCATTCCAGATGAAGCTTGATGACAAGACCAGAGGTGTAGCATCCCTCAGAG AGGGTGTTCTGATCACAGTGGAGACTTTGGTCCCATGCTCTCTGATGGGTTTTTGGGTAGTGGAGTGTGCAGGACTGACAAAGATTCTTCAATCCTGTGAGAGGTCCAGACAGAATGGGTCACATTTGCCCAATTTTGAGGCACAACTTCAGGAAATATCACTGTCTCACAGTTCTAAGTATTG GCTTGAACAAGACAACACAAGGCAGATTCATCTTCGAGTCACAGAAAAGTCAAATGCAAATAAAAGGAACAGTACTACCCTGGAGTCTGAGCCTGATCTTGGGCCACTACCAAGAACCAGGTATCCACTGGTTGTCCTTGTGACCCAAGGTTGGGATGCTGGTGATGACGAGAATGCACAGACCGATGCTGCAGTT AAAACAATCTTGTGGATTCTACACCTCCCAGACAAGACAGTGACAAAATCAAGTCATGTGATTAGTCAGGTGATCGTGACTGCTGAGGGGCAAGTGTGTGACCTTCAG AGATTGTTTTTGGAGAGTGAAGACCGCAATGTACAGCAACGCAACTCCGAAGAGTCTGGTGCATCCCCAGAAGAGCAAATGGAACTCAGTTCGGAGGAGAGCAGACTTACCGACAGCAGTTCCAGAGTTATTGACAGGAGCTGCACGGTGTGTCAGAACGCACCGATCAGCCGGACCATCATCCCCTGCCGGCATGCGTGTGTCTGCCAGCACTGCATTGGGCTGCTTTCTGCATGCCCCATGTGCCGGGGTACCATTGTGTCGTACTTCAGGATCAGAACGCAAGACAGTGCCTGTGGAGATGACAACGTAGAGGATCACCAGCCAAATGACAGACTAGAGCAAGGCATGAATGTCACGGCTAGGATTCAGCATATCCTGGAAAGATTTAATGACTGGTTTGGCTTCTGA